TCGAGGTTGGTTCCGCAAGCAGGGCCACTGGTGCAACGTCATGAACGACTACGCCCGCAACAGATCTGGACAAGCCCGCGGGGAGAGACTCTCGTCGATTTCGGACAGAATCTCGTGGGCTGGATCCGCTTCACCGTCACGGGACCCGCCGGCACCCAGATCACGATCCGGCATGCGGAAGTGCTTGAGCACGGCGAGCTGGGCACGAGGCCGTTGCGCCATGCGCGGGCCACTGACGTATTCGTCCTCTCAGGCGGCAGCGACACCTTCGAGCCGACGTTCACCTTCCACGGGTTCCGATACGCCGAGATCAGCGGATGGCCCGGCGAACTCGACGCGGACAGCATCGAAGCCGTCGTAGTCCACTCTGCGACGCGCGCCACCAGCGAGTTCGAGTGCTCGGACCCCCTGGTCAACCAGCTCGTGCACAACTCCATCTGGGGACAGAAGGGAAACTTCCTGGACGTGCCCACCGACTGCCCCCAGCGCGACGAGCGGCTGGGCTGGACCGGTGACCTCGCGGCCTTCGCACCGTCCGCGTGCTTCCAATTCGACTCCGCCGACTTCATGCACAAATGGCTGCTCGACCTCCTGGAGGAGACGCGGCATCACCCCGAAGGCATCGTGCCCATAACCGTTCCTGACATCCTGAAATACGCGGAGTTCACCAACGGATTCACGCTGAACGGGCTCGGGCCGACCGCGATCTGGAATGACGCCGCCGTCTGGGTTCCCCAGGCGCTGTGGCAGGCATACGGAGACGAGGACCGCCTCACTGCGCACTACCCGGCAATGGTTCTGTACCTGCAATCCGTCGAGCGCGTACTCAGCCCGTCCGGCCTCTGGGACGAAGGGTTCCAGTTCGGTGACTGGCTCGACCCGGATGCGCCCCCGGACCAGCCCGGCACCGCCAAAGCCGACCCGTATGTCGTCGCCACGGCCTGCTTGTTCCGCAGCGCCACTTTCGCGGCGGAGATCGCGGGCCTCCTGAACAAGCCAGAAGACGCTCAGCGTTGGACTGCACTTGCGGCACGTACCCGCGACGCCTTCAACACAGCTTACGTCGATGCGGGTCGCATCTTCTCGGACTGCGCGACCGTGTACGCTCTCGCGATCTGCTTCGGGCTGCTCGATCCTCCCGACCGCCGCGTCGCAGGCGACCGCCTCGCCGAGATCGTCGAAGCCGGCGACTACCGGATCACCACCGGATTCGCGGGGACACCATTTGTCACCTGGGCGCTCTCGGAGACGGGGCATGTCGATGCGGCTTATGCACTTCTTCTGGAGAAGAGCTGCCCGTCGTGGCTCTACTCGGTGACCATGGGAGCCACGACGATCTGGGAACGCTGGGACTCGATGCTGCCGGACGGCACGATCAATCCCGGTGAGATGACGAGCTTCAACCACTATGCACTCGGTGCGGTCACCGACTGGATCTATCAAGTGGTCGCCGGCATCCGTCCTGCCGAGCCCGGATACCGAAAGATTCGTATCCAGCCCGTCCCCGGGCCGGGCATCGATCACGTCCACGCGGCCCTGGAATCCGTCGTGGGTCGTATCTCTGTCGAATGGCGCAATGACCATGCAGGATTCACGCTCGCCGTGGAAACGCCTCAGGGCACCCCTACAGAGATCGTGCTGCCCGACGGCAGCTCCACCCTCGTCGATGGAGGCGCGCACCACTTCCACGTCGACGCTGCTGTACGCGACCGGAGACTCTGAGAAGCTGAGGTCCTGAGCGCAGTCAGACGCGAGCCGACACGCTCACAGCGATCCCGGGAAGGTGATCAGCTGCCGCAGCTCTGATCCGTCCGCCAGTCCATCCATCGCCTCGTTGAGCGCGTCGAGGGTGATCGAAGAAGAGATCAGCTTCTCTACCGGAAGACGACCACGCCGCCAGAGGTCGACGAAGATCGGGATGTCCCTGCTCGGCACGGCCGAGCCGAGGTAGCTGCCGATGATCGTCCGGGCCTCTGCTGTCAGCACCAGCGGTGAGATCGAGCTGCGGGCCTCCGGCGCTGGCAGGCCCACTGTGACCGTTCTTCCGCCGACCGCGGTCAGCTCGACTGCTGTTTCGAAGGCCCGTGCGTTGCCGGCGGCCTCGATCACAAGCGGCGCGCGCACCCCCAGGGCTGCGGCCTCGGTGGGCGAGTACGCTGCGGATGCCCCCAGCTGGAGTGCCCGCTCAAGCTTGCTGTCGACTGCGTCGACAGCGGTCACGCGACCGGCACTCTGCGCGATGGCGGTGAGCACTGCCGCCATACCCACGCCGCCAAGACCGACGACGATGACGTCCTCGCCCGGGGCAAGGCGGCCGGCGTTCATCACAGCACCTCCTCCGGTCAGCACCGCGCACCCGAGCAGCGCGGCCACCGTCGGGGGAACGTCAGGGGGGACCGGTACGACGGATCGCCGGTCGACAACCGCGTGGGTCGCGAAGGCCGAGACGCCGAGGTGGTGTTGGACCGGCTCGCCGTCACGGTGCATTCGTCGCGCTCCGGACATGAGTGTGCCGTTCCCGTTCGCCGCCGAACCCGGCGTGCACGGCAGCCTGCCTTCGGTGCGGCACGCGTCGCACGCGCCGCACCGAGGCAGGAAGACCAGCACAACCCGCTCGCCCAGCTGGATGTCATCGACCCCGCTGCCGATGCCCTCGACGATTCCCGCACCCTCATGGCCGAGCAGCATGGGCAACGGTCGCACCCTGCTGCCGTTGACGACGGAGAGGTCCGAGTGACAGACCCCTGCCGCTTCGAGCCGGATCAGGAGCTCGCCGTCACCCGGCGGGTCCAGATCGAGGTCGCTGATCGACAAGGGACCGCTTTGGGCGTAGGGACGCGCGAGGGCGGACTCCGTCAGTACTGCGCCGCGAATTCTCATTCTTCTCGTCCTTTCGGAATCAACCATCTGCTGCAGACGAATCAAGCCGACTCGCGGTCGATGACCTCGATCGCGTTCGCGCTCGACAGATGCGGGGCGGGTCGACCCGCGATGCCCTCCACGACCACCTTCGCCATGTGCTGCGCGATCATCTGCTCGTTCTGGCGCACGGTGGTCAGCGGCGGGACGAGGAATCGTGACAACGGCTCGTCGTCCACACCGATGAGTGCGAGGTCTCCTGGGGCTGATAGGCCGAGAGCCCGCATCGCTGCCAGCAGTGCCGCTGCGACCTGATCGTTGTAGGCGGCCACCCCCGTGATCCCCTCGGCCAGCCAAGACTCCACGGCCGCCTTCGCGCCTTCGAACGACGAGCCGATGTCGATGATCTCGGGGGCGTCCAGGCCGCGCTGCAAGGCTGCTAGCCGCGCTCCCTGCACCCTGAGCCGGATGAATGATTCCAGTTGTGGGTCAGTGATCGTCGCATACCCGATCCGCGTGTGCCCTCGCGACACCAGATGCTGCAACTGGAACTCTCCGATGTGCTCCTGCGGCACGACC
Above is a genomic segment from Microbacterium sp. W4I4 containing:
- a CDS encoding LacI family DNA-binding transcriptional regulator: MTQVARRATALDVARAAGVSKTTVSYVLNDTPNQQIPEHTRQRVYDAVRELDYTPSSAARALRRGRNDVVLLILPDWPLTHVMARILDELTNELQRSDLVLLTRRRQERQSLVTMSREVMPAAVIAFGEIDRAELAVIQAGGTYVASALLAGDTALGRAVVVPQEHIGEFQLQHLVSRGHTRIGYATITDPQLESFIRLRVQGARLAALQRGLDAPEIIDIGSSFEGAKAAVESWLAEGITGVAAYNDQVAAALLAAMRALGLSAPGDLALIGVDDEPLSRFLVPPLTTVRQNEQMIAQHMAKVVVEGIAGRPAPHLSSANAIEVIDRESA
- a CDS encoding alpha-L-rhamnosidase, translated to MNHVTAAAREILRGDPLLGAAFITAEAPRNAAPLLSTRVRLEQSSSQIAAASVRATALGIYELNINDRPVTQSVLNPGWTAYEWRLQYQEFDVTHIADDAVDELRVEAKLGNGWYRGDLGFEGANANYGDEIAVCAVLEITYHDGTTQRIRTGADWVAHTSDTPANSLYNGQRIDARLRSVTDALPVREVDVDRSRLVPQAGPLVQRHERLRPQQIWTSPRGETLVDFGQNLVGWIRFTVTGPAGTQITIRHAEVLEHGELGTRPLRHARATDVFVLSGGSDTFEPTFTFHGFRYAEISGWPGELDADSIEAVVVHSATRATSEFECSDPLVNQLVHNSIWGQKGNFLDVPTDCPQRDERLGWTGDLAAFAPSACFQFDSADFMHKWLLDLLEETRHHPEGIVPITVPDILKYAEFTNGFTLNGLGPTAIWNDAAVWVPQALWQAYGDEDRLTAHYPAMVLYLQSVERVLSPSGLWDEGFQFGDWLDPDAPPDQPGTAKADPYVVATACLFRSATFAAEIAGLLNKPEDAQRWTALAARTRDAFNTAYVDAGRIFSDCATVYALAICFGLLDPPDRRVAGDRLAEIVEAGDYRITTGFAGTPFVTWALSETGHVDAAYALLLEKSCPSWLYSVTMGATTIWERWDSMLPDGTINPGEMTSFNHYALGAVTDWIYQVVAGIRPAEPGYRKIRIQPVPGPGIDHVHAALESVVGRISVEWRNDHAGFTLAVETPQGTPTEIVLPDGSSTLVDGGAHHFHVDAAVRDRRL
- a CDS encoding alcohol dehydrogenase catalytic domain-containing protein; this encodes MRIRGAVLTESALARPYAQSGPLSISDLDLDPPGDGELLIRLEAAGVCHSDLSVVNGSRVRPLPMLLGHEGAGIVEGIGSGVDDIQLGERVVLVFLPRCGACDACRTEGRLPCTPGSAANGNGTLMSGARRMHRDGEPVQHHLGVSAFATHAVVDRRSVVPVPPDVPPTVAALLGCAVLTGGGAVMNAGRLAPGEDVIVVGLGGVGMAAVLTAIAQSAGRVTAVDAVDSKLERALQLGASAAYSPTEAAALGVRAPLVIEAAGNARAFETAVELTAVGGRTVTVGLPAPEARSSISPLVLTAEARTIIGSYLGSAVPSRDIPIFVDLWRRGRLPVEKLISSSITLDALNEAMDGLADGSELRQLITFPGSL